The following proteins come from a genomic window of Spirochaetaceae bacterium:
- a CDS encoding class I SAM-dependent DNA methyltransferase, with amino-acid sequence MNSAPIVSRVWSFCATLRDDGVSYGDYLEQLTYLIFLKMADEYGKPPYSRDVGIPPAYDWQSLKMKRGAELEGHYVTLLRELGTRRGMLGQIFIKAQNKIQDPAKLYRLIDMVEDTDWVTLQADVKGDIYEGLLEKNAEDTKSGAGQYFTPRALIRAMVECVRPEPGKRIADPACGTGGFFLGCYDFITDKANFVLDREQNAFLKHQTFHGNEIVANTRRLCLMNLFLHNIGEIDGGAPISPNDSLVADDGERYDYVLANPPFGRKSSLSFTNEEGEQETDDLTYNRQDFWATTSNKQLNFVQHIRTMLKTTGRAAVVVPDNVLFEGGAGETIRRKLLDTTDLHTILRLPTGVFYAQGVKANVVFFDNRQASPDPWTKRVWYYDYRTNIHHTLKKKPMRFEDLADFIKCYNPQNRHERTATWDDDSAPEGRWRSYSYKEIIARDKTSLDIFWLKDKSLTDLDDLPEPEDLAAEIVENLEAGLASFRKILNGLGKR; translated from the coding sequence ATGAATTCCGCGCCCATCGTTTCGAGAGTCTGGAGCTTCTGCGCCACCTTGCGCGATGACGGGGTGAGCTACGGCGACTACCTGGAGCAGCTCACCTACCTGATCTTCCTCAAGATGGCGGACGAGTACGGCAAACCGCCCTACAGCCGTGACGTCGGGATTCCGCCTGCGTACGACTGGCAGAGCCTGAAGATGAAGCGGGGCGCGGAACTCGAAGGCCACTATGTCACCTTGCTGCGCGAACTTGGCACCCGGCGCGGCATGCTGGGGCAGATCTTCATCAAGGCGCAGAACAAGATTCAGGATCCCGCGAAGCTCTACCGGCTGATCGACATGGTGGAGGACACCGATTGGGTCACGCTTCAAGCCGACGTCAAGGGCGACATCTACGAGGGGCTGTTGGAGAAGAACGCCGAGGACACCAAGTCGGGCGCAGGACAGTACTTCACGCCGCGTGCCCTGATCCGCGCCATGGTGGAGTGCGTGCGGCCGGAGCCGGGCAAGCGCATCGCGGACCCGGCGTGCGGCACCGGCGGGTTCTTCCTGGGCTGCTACGATTTCATCACCGACAAGGCCAACTTCGTGCTCGACCGCGAGCAGAATGCGTTTCTGAAGCACCAGACGTTTCACGGCAACGAGATCGTCGCAAACACCCGCCGGTTGTGCCTGATGAACCTGTTCCTGCACAACATCGGCGAGATCGACGGCGGCGCGCCCATCTCGCCGAACGACTCGCTGGTGGCCGACGACGGCGAGCGCTACGACTACGTGCTCGCAAATCCGCCGTTCGGCAGGAAGAGTTCGCTCAGCTTCACCAACGAGGAGGGCGAGCAGGAGACGGACGACCTGACCTACAACCGGCAGGACTTCTGGGCCACCACCTCCAACAAGCAGCTCAACTTCGTGCAGCACATCCGCACCATGCTCAAGACCACCGGTCGCGCCGCCGTGGTGGTACCGGACAACGTGTTGTTCGAGGGCGGCGCCGGCGAGACGATCCGCCGGAAGCTGCTCGACACCACCGACCTGCACACCATCCTGCGCCTGCCGACCGGCGTCTTCTACGCCCAGGGCGTCAAGGCCAATGTGGTCTTCTTCGACAACCGCCAAGCCAGCCCCGACCCCTGGACCAAGCGCGTCTGGTACTACGACTACCGTACCAACATCCACCACACCCTGAAGAAGAAGCCGATGCGGTTCGAGGATCTGGCCGACTTCATCAAGTGCTACAACCCGCAGAACCGACACGAGCGCACGGCGACCTGGGACGACGACAGCGCACCGGAAGGCCGCTGGCGCAGTTACAGCTACAAGGAGATCATTGCCCGCGACAAGACCAGCCTCGACATCTTCTGGCTCAAAGACAAGAGCCTGACCGACCTCGACGACCTGCCCGAGCCCGAAGACTTGGCCGCCGAGATCGTCGAGAACCTCGAAGCCGGCTTGGCGAGCTTCCGCAAGATCCTGAACGGGCTGGGAAAGCGATAG
- a CDS encoding putative DNA binding domain-containing protein has product MTSGLPINLHDLLRQRTIEGERVEYKGGWNPQSVLHTICAFANDFHNLGGGYVVLGVEERDGRPVLPPKGIEAGRIDAVQSELLRLGQSGIQPHYHPLVGVYEVKGRTILVLWAPGGETRPYKARVSLARGGTEWAYYTRRHSSTVRAKGADERELLSLAATVPFDDRYHQAASLDDLSPRLIQQFLRAVGSDLGLESGLSTETLGRRMNIVGGPAEACFPKNVGLLLFNEAPHIFFPTTQIDVVWFPYGPGGDRFEEKEFRGPLAVILREAIEFIDRNYLKETVIKHPHQPEAERFWNFPLAAIEEALVNAIYHRSYEEREPVEVRITTQELTVLSFPGADRSIRMEDLQTGRAISRRYRNRRIGEFLKELDLAEGRSTGIPKILRAMRENGSPPAVFESDDDRTWFLVRLPVHERARNGTTGQDTEYDIGQYSRQVTPKGAQGGKASASTGQHTGQDAGQDVPQVTGHVETLLAVLKHEMGRAQLQSALRLAHRDHFTASYLRPALEAGLIEMTLPDKPTSRHQRYRRTPAGEALAHRVAARDASV; this is encoded by the coding sequence ATGACTAGCGGGCTTCCAATAAACCTTCACGACCTCTTACGACAGCGTACCATCGAGGGCGAGCGGGTCGAGTACAAAGGTGGCTGGAATCCGCAAAGTGTTCTGCACACCATCTGCGCGTTCGCCAATGACTTTCACAATCTGGGCGGCGGCTACGTGGTGTTGGGTGTGGAGGAACGCGACGGGCGGCCGGTACTGCCGCCCAAGGGCATCGAAGCCGGACGGATCGACGCGGTTCAGAGTGAGTTGCTGCGGTTGGGCCAGTCCGGTATACAGCCGCACTACCATCCGCTCGTGGGCGTGTACGAGGTCAAGGGCCGGACGATCCTCGTGCTGTGGGCGCCGGGTGGCGAGACTCGTCCCTACAAAGCCAGGGTCAGTCTGGCACGTGGCGGGACGGAATGGGCGTACTACACTCGCAGGCACAGCAGCACGGTCCGCGCTAAAGGAGCCGATGAACGCGAACTGCTGTCCCTGGCCGCCACGGTGCCGTTCGATGACCGCTACCACCAGGCAGCCTCGCTGGATGACCTGTCGCCGCGGCTGATTCAACAGTTTCTTCGCGCCGTCGGCAGCGACCTCGGGTTGGAATCAGGACTCTCGACGGAGACTCTGGGCCGCCGCATGAATATCGTGGGCGGACCTGCTGAGGCGTGCTTTCCCAAAAACGTCGGGCTCCTGCTCTTCAACGAGGCACCGCACATCTTCTTTCCTACAACCCAGATCGATGTCGTGTGGTTTCCGTATGGGCCCGGCGGCGACCGCTTCGAGGAGAAGGAGTTTCGTGGTCCCTTGGCGGTCATCCTGCGAGAGGCGATCGAGTTCATCGACCGGAACTACCTCAAGGAAACCGTCATCAAGCATCCACATCAGCCGGAAGCCGAGCGATTCTGGAACTTCCCCCTTGCGGCTATCGAGGAAGCCCTGGTGAACGCGATCTACCACCGCTCGTACGAGGAGCGTGAGCCGGTAGAGGTACGCATCACTACGCAGGAACTGACGGTTCTGAGCTTTCCCGGTGCCGACCGGTCGATCCGCATGGAAGATCTACAGACCGGGCGCGCGATCAGCCGCCGTTACCGGAACCGCCGCATCGGCGAGTTTCTGAAGGAGCTCGACCTGGCCGAGGGACGGTCTACGGGCATTCCCAAGATCCTGCGCGCCATGCGCGAAAACGGGTCGCCCCCCGCGGTGTTCGAGAGCGACGACGACCGCACTTGGTTCCTCGTCCGTCTTCCGGTGCACGAACGGGCTCGCAACGGCACGACGGGGCAGGACACCGAATATGATATCGGGCAATATTCTCGGCAGGTCACCCCCAAAGGCGCACAGGGGGGCAAGGCCTCGGCGAGCACCGGGCAACATACCGGGCAAGACGCCGGGCAAGATGTCCCGCAAGTCACCGGCCATGTCGAGACCCTCCTTGCAGTGCTCAAGCACGAGATGGGCCGCGCTCAGTTGCAATCTGCGTTGCGGCTGGCTCATCGAGACCACTTCACCGCGTCGTATCTCCGACCTGCCCTGGAAGCCGGCCTGATCGAAATGACACTCCCTGACAAGCCGACGAGTCGACATCAGCGCTATCGGCGGACGCCGGCTGGAGAGGCCCTGGCACACAGGGTGGCGGCGAGGGACGCGTCCGTATGA
- a CDS encoding restriction endonuclease subunit S, which produces MHAGWLRASLTEVCEILDHRRVPVNNRERDRRVAGVRAEDLYPYYGSTGQVGVIDDFIFDGEHILLGEDGAPFLDPLKNKAYLVTGRFWVNNHAHILRAEISNKYVCHYLNVVNYSYHVTGTTRLKLTKRSLGSISIPIPSMAEQLRIVAKIEELFSELDIGIESLKEASTSMLEKYNRSWFHCAASTNSG; this is translated from the coding sequence ATGCACGCCGGCTGGCTCAGAGCGTCGCTAACGGAAGTCTGTGAGATTCTCGACCATAGAAGAGTTCCAGTGAACAACCGGGAGCGCGACAGACGGGTTGCCGGAGTGCGGGCGGAGGATCTCTATCCCTACTACGGATCAACCGGCCAAGTCGGTGTCATCGACGACTTCATATTTGACGGGGAGCACATTCTCTTAGGCGAAGATGGCGCTCCATTTCTCGATCCTCTCAAAAACAAAGCCTATCTGGTCACCGGCAGATTCTGGGTCAACAATCATGCACACATCCTACGTGCGGAAATATCAAACAAGTACGTGTGTCACTATTTAAACGTAGTAAACTATTCGTATCACGTTACAGGAACAACTAGGCTTAAGCTGACCAAGAGGTCACTCGGATCCATATCTATACCTATACCGAGTATGGCGGAGCAACTCCGCATTGTTGCGAAGATTGAGGAGCTGTTCTCCGAACTTGACATAGGCATCGAGAGCTTGAAGGAGGCGTCAACATCAATGCTCGAGAAGTACAATCGCTCGTGGTTCCATTGTGCAGCGTCGACGAACAGCGGTTGA
- a CDS encoding type II toxin-antitoxin system prevent-host-death family antitoxin, translating to MKTISVRDLQRRIRSVMDTAQRDQVVITRNGQPVAVVVGVEGADWETVAVETSRSFWKEIARRRDQETISLAEIRRRMEA from the coding sequence GTGAAGACGATCAGTGTACGCGACCTGCAAAGGCGCATCAGATCCGTAATGGATACGGCTCAGCGCGACCAGGTGGTGATTACGCGAAACGGGCAGCCCGTTGCCGTAGTGGTCGGGGTGGAAGGAGCGGACTGGGAGACCGTGGCGGTCGAGACCAGCCGATCGTTCTGGAAGGAGATCGCCCGGCGGCGAGACCAGGAGACGATCTCCCTCGCCGAGATCCGCAGACGGATGGAGGCGTAA
- a CDS encoding ATP-binding protein yields the protein MAANQLYYPRALAPVIHQALADTPVVCLVGPRQSGKTTLVQRIAPERAYLSLDEYNLHQAASLDPTGFVDSLPAAVAIDEVQRAPALLSTIKVAVDGNRRPGRFLLTGSANLLCLPTVSESLAGRMETVQLYPLTEAEKERRPGGFLGALTDGDLKPHISGASGAEGPALAERLVAGGYPEPVARAPRRARQWHRQYLRSIIDRDVRDVARVRDASELARLLELLALRSAELLNVSSLGDALGLRRETVDRYVTVLERLFLVRRLRAWHRNPSRRLVRSPKVHLVDSGLAATLASLTAEDWLAQRDRMGHLLESFVVQQLIAQAEYTDPDLRFWHYRDKDQVEVDLVITRGARTWGVEVKASATVTARDARGLVRLADRCGDDFQRGIVLYDGRDLLPLRGERILAVPISRLWM from the coding sequence ATGGCCGCTAACCAGCTCTACTACCCGCGCGCGCTTGCACCAGTCATCCACCAGGCGCTGGCCGACACCCCGGTGGTGTGTCTCGTGGGGCCGCGGCAGAGCGGCAAGACGACGCTGGTGCAGCGCATCGCACCGGAGCGCGCCTACCTGAGCCTGGACGAGTACAACCTTCATCAAGCCGCAAGCCTTGACCCAACCGGTTTCGTCGACAGCCTGCCCGCCGCGGTGGCAATCGACGAAGTGCAGCGAGCGCCGGCGCTGCTCTCCACCATCAAGGTCGCCGTGGACGGCAATCGCCGGCCCGGACGCTTTCTGCTGACCGGCTCGGCGAACCTGCTATGCCTGCCCACCGTCAGCGAGTCACTGGCCGGGCGCATGGAGACGGTGCAGCTCTACCCGCTCACGGAGGCGGAGAAGGAACGCCGGCCCGGCGGTTTTCTGGGCGCGCTGACGGATGGTGACCTCAAGCCGCACATCTCAGGTGCGTCCGGCGCCGAGGGGCCGGCGCTCGCGGAGCGGCTCGTAGCGGGCGGCTACCCGGAGCCGGTTGCCCGTGCGCCGCGCCGTGCTCGCCAGTGGCACCGGCAGTACCTGCGCAGCATCATCGATCGCGACGTCCGCGATGTGGCACGGGTGCGCGATGCGAGCGAGCTCGCCCGGCTCCTGGAATTGCTCGCCCTGCGCAGCGCGGAACTGCTCAACGTCAGCTCTCTCGGCGACGCGCTCGGTCTGCGGCGGGAGACGGTGGATCGCTACGTCACGGTGCTGGAACGGCTGTTCCTGGTTCGCCGGCTGAGGGCTTGGCACCGTAACCCCTCGCGAAGACTGGTCCGATCGCCGAAGGTGCATCTGGTGGACAGCGGATTGGCGGCGACGCTTGCCAGCCTGACGGCGGAGGATTGGCTCGCACAACGCGACCGCATGGGACACCTGCTGGAGTCCTTCGTCGTCCAGCAACTCATCGCCCAGGCGGAGTACACCGATCCGGATCTGCGTTTCTGGCACTACCGGGACAAGGACCAGGTCGAGGTGGACCTGGTGATTACGCGCGGTGCGCGCACGTGGGGCGTCGAGGTGAAGGCATCCGCCACTGTCACGGCGCGTGACGCCCGCGGGCTGGTTCGCCTGGCTGATCGCTGCGGCGACGACTTCCAGCGCGGCATTGTTTTGTACGATGGCCGGGATCTGCTGCCGTTACGCGGCGAGCGCATCCTCGCCGTTCCGATCAGCCGTCTGTGGATGTGA
- a CDS encoding Uma2 family endonuclease: MLTAVEKKLFTVDDYYAMARAGIIGEDDRVELIEGEIILMAAIGSRHQAVVDRVTRLFVMRVGDRAIVRVQGPLRLADITEPQPDLQLLAPQDDFYAAGHPSQYEALLVVEVADTSLRFDRDEKAAIYARRGVGELWIIDVTGERVLVRRGPSAHGYSESLTVTRGHTLAPEAFPDIVVSTDDLLGPR, translated from the coding sequence ATGTTGACGGCGGTGGAGAAGAAGCTGTTCACGGTTGACGACTACTACGCCATGGCTCGCGCCGGCATCATCGGTGAGGATGACCGGGTCGAGTTGATCGAAGGGGAAATCATCCTGATGGCAGCCATCGGCAGCAGGCACCAGGCGGTGGTGGACCGCGTAACCCGCCTGTTCGTGATGCGCGTGGGCGACCGCGCGATCGTCCGGGTTCAGGGGCCGCTCCGGCTGGCGGACATTACCGAGCCGCAGCCGGATCTGCAACTGCTGGCGCCGCAGGACGACTTCTACGCCGCGGGGCATCCGTCGCAATACGAGGCGCTCCTGGTGGTGGAGGTGGCGGACACGTCGTTGCGCTTCGACCGCGACGAGAAGGCGGCCATCTACGCGCGGCGCGGGGTAGGCGAGTTGTGGATCATCGACGTGACCGGCGAGCGGGTCCTGGTGCGGCGCGGGCCGTCCGCGCACGGATACAGCGAGTCGCTGACCGTCACGAGAGGACACACGCTGGCGCCGGAGGCCTTCCCGGACATCGTCGTGAGCACGGACGACCTGCTGGGACCGCGATAG
- a CDS encoding SDR family oxidoreductase: MAQHGSEAWRLDGRVALIAGGAGAMGAATARRMAAAGARVAVADIRHDAGQAVARELTEAGREAVAVPLDVAAADTWQAAVEQVEERFDTLTTMCYVAGGNHRISYEAMTEAQFRRILELNLTGIFIGIKAVVPAMRRAGGGCILTVGSLASLRTGGGAPAYACSKFGVNALTAVTARAYADDGIRCCQVNPGHVDTPFLRDSTGYSPNDWSTSIDNPVNYERRRNATPLGRLNQPEEIAEAFAFLASDAAAMITGSAITVDGGAALT; the protein is encoded by the coding sequence ATGGCACAGCACGGGAGCGAGGCTTGGCGGCTCGACGGCCGGGTGGCGCTGATTGCCGGCGGGGCGGGCGCGATGGGCGCCGCCACGGCACGCCGGATGGCGGCGGCGGGGGCGCGGGTGGCCGTGGCCGACATCCGGCACGACGCCGGACAGGCGGTGGCGCGTGAGCTGACCGAGGCGGGCCGCGAGGCGGTGGCGGTACCGCTCGACGTCGCCGCGGCGGACACCTGGCAGGCGGCGGTGGAGCAGGTGGAGGAGCGTTTCGACACCCTGACCACCATGTGCTACGTGGCCGGCGGCAACCACCGCATCAGCTACGAAGCCATGACCGAAGCGCAGTTCCGGCGCATCCTCGAGTTGAACCTGACCGGCATCTTCATCGGCATCAAGGCGGTGGTGCCGGCGATGCGGCGCGCCGGCGGCGGCTGCATCCTCACCGTCGGCTCGCTGGCTTCGTTGCGCACCGGCGGCGGCGCCCCCGCCTACGCGTGCAGCAAGTTCGGCGTCAACGCCCTTACCGCGGTCACCGCGCGCGCCTACGCGGACGACGGCATCCGCTGCTGCCAGGTCAACCCCGGACACGTCGACACGCCGTTCCTGCGCGACTCCACCGGCTACAGCCCCAACGACTGGTCCACCTCGATCGACAACCCGGTGAACTACGAGCGCCGGCGCAACGCGACGCCGCTCGGGCGCCTCAACCAACCGGAGGAGATCGCCGAAGCGTTCGCGTTCCTGGCCTCCGACGCCGCCGCCATGATCACCGGCTCGGCCATCACCGTGGACGGCGGCGCCGCGCTGACCTGA
- a CDS encoding aldolase/citrate lyase family protein, whose translation MTATKTLKQRIRDGEQLFGASIAMRPDADWLRGIVAGRPYDFVWVDAQHSPLSEHRLVEFCAAATEVGVPVVFRLKHTRLTYLIGNFLDLGPTGIEVPQVETEETVDEAVANFYYPPRGVRSWGGTARLGFDGQGLDEYAALWERTGALAMQIESIAAATNAARRFAKDGVDFLTIGPADMNFDIARHPNHPLQSVDDCVRYLAHDLQGTGKQVCMRIAAGDDPRPYHDMGVTMLLESGVN comes from the coding sequence ATGACCGCAACCAAGACCTTGAAGCAGCGCATCCGCGACGGCGAACAGTTGTTCGGCGCTTCGATCGCCATGCGGCCCGACGCCGACTGGCTGCGCGGCATCGTCGCTGGCCGGCCGTACGACTTCGTGTGGGTCGATGCCCAGCACTCGCCGCTCAGCGAGCACCGCCTGGTGGAGTTCTGCGCCGCCGCAACCGAGGTGGGGGTGCCGGTGGTGTTTCGGCTCAAGCACACCCGGCTCACCTACCTGATCGGAAACTTCCTCGACCTGGGCCCCACCGGCATCGAGGTGCCGCAGGTGGAGACCGAGGAGACGGTCGACGAGGCGGTGGCCAACTTCTACTACCCGCCGCGCGGCGTGCGCAGTTGGGGCGGCACGGCGCGGCTCGGCTTCGACGGGCAGGGGCTGGACGAGTACGCGGCGCTGTGGGAGCGGACCGGAGCCCTGGCGATGCAGATCGAGTCGATCGCCGCCGCCACCAACGCGGCGCGTCGCTTCGCCAAGGACGGCGTGGATTTCCTCACGATCGGTCCCGCCGACATGAACTTCGACATCGCGCGCCACCCGAATCACCCGCTGCAGAGCGTCGACGACTGCGTGCGCTACCTGGCGCACGACCTGCAGGGCACCGGCAAGCAGGTGTGCATGCGCATCGCCGCCGGCGACGATCCGCGCCCCTACCACGACATGGGCGTGACCATGCTCCTTGAGTCCGGCGTGAACTGA
- a CDS encoding SMP-30/gluconolactonase/LRE family protein encodes MERHVETVVQRPSLVGEGAIWDSERQVLYWVDIIGQKLFVYDPATGGNSEIDTLQAVGTVVPRASGGLIVALHNGFASLDPDSGLMRPIADPERDLPANRFNDGKCDPAGRLWAGTMDFDGEPDRGALYCLDTDGTVSRKFGNVTISNGIVWSLDARTMYYIDTGRNNVRAYDYDLATGAIANERVTVTNEGSGHFDGMTMDAEGMVWVAIFGGSAVRRYDPERGALLDSIDLPMSQITSCAFGGPTLTDLYITSACLRMSESERSAEPLAGSLVRVVPGVKGLPAVAYAG; translated from the coding sequence ATGGAACGGCACGTCGAAACGGTAGTGCAGCGCCCGTCACTGGTCGGCGAAGGCGCGATTTGGGACAGCGAACGCCAGGTACTCTACTGGGTGGACATCATCGGACAGAAGCTGTTCGTGTACGATCCGGCCACCGGCGGAAACAGCGAAATCGACACCCTGCAGGCGGTAGGCACGGTGGTGCCGCGCGCCTCCGGCGGCTTGATCGTGGCGCTGCACAACGGTTTTGCGAGCCTCGACCCGGACAGCGGGCTGATGCGGCCGATCGCCGATCCGGAGCGCGACCTTCCGGCCAACCGGTTCAACGACGGCAAGTGCGACCCCGCCGGCCGGCTGTGGGCCGGCACCATGGACTTCGACGGCGAACCGGACCGCGGGGCGCTCTACTGCCTGGACACGGACGGCACCGTGTCGCGCAAGTTCGGCAACGTCACCATCTCCAACGGCATCGTGTGGAGCCTCGACGCGCGCACCATGTACTACATCGATACCGGCCGCAACAACGTCCGCGCCTACGACTACGACCTGGCGACCGGCGCGATCGCCAACGAGCGGGTCACCGTGACCAACGAGGGAAGCGGACATTTCGACGGCATGACCATGGACGCGGAGGGGATGGTGTGGGTCGCTATCTTCGGCGGCTCGGCGGTGCGCCGCTACGATCCGGAGCGCGGCGCACTGCTGGATTCCATCGACCTGCCGATGAGCCAGATCACGTCCTGTGCCTTTGGAGGCCCCACCCTTACCGACCTGTACATCACCTCGGCCTGCCTGCGCATGAGCGAAAGCGAGCGCTCGGCCGAACCCCTTGCCGGTTCGCTGGTGAGGGTAGTACCGGGCGTCAAGGGCCTCCCGGCAGTCGCCTACGCTGGCTGA
- a CDS encoding ABC transporter ATP-binding protein has protein sequence MTLPEDISALLARERPRFRGAAAFRADVSRDGRLQDEWLVAGRDGLAQVRDGSVKWIGAEEAGALATHAYLSGGRITVQRRAEALLLARYSGARVADAEAFVDAANRILRAAGGGAAGAGAHAGVAATVTHDETGAGTAAAEGAVAAPAAQDSGRVLPRLVAMMPRSKYWRLPVFCLALAGGAGAAVAAPFLAGRFLFDEVLSPQGRFAGMMLLAVGLILLARLAEVGFRITWGWVNAAFIHDLEITLKRTAFHSLQRLSMRFHTGRHSGELMTRLEQDASDVALLFHIIAPSALHGGIFLAGSLVAMLLLDWQLAIAAILPFPVLLIAFRRILPEVNSYFDRLFRAEAALRTVTNDSLTGARVVRAFGGQQRELARFAEPNREASRLGYLAEATVGTTRPPMELVTELVLVGVWAAGAWAVARDQVTVGLVVTFAGYLSRFFWPVGGLVDLAEEWGRVATAARRLLTLIDARPDLPEPRRPHRISAAAGGVALARVSFSYEPGQPALHDVSLHAAPGEMIGLVGPTGAGKSTVINLLARLYDADSGVVRVAGRDVRDLSGPDLAAQLGVVLQDTYLFIGSVAANIGYANPGAPREQIVAAAMAADAHRFILELPDGYDTELSAGGQGLSGGQRQRLGIARALLADPPILLMDEATASVDTETEVRIQGAIERLVHGRTVVVIAHRLSTLRRAARLYVLDGGRVVETGTHDQLMRAGGYYRRLVQRQRDALHVIGVGE, from the coding sequence GTGACGTTGCCGGAGGACATCAGCGCCCTGCTCGCACGCGAGCGGCCCCGATTCCGTGGGGCGGCGGCGTTTCGGGCCGACGTCAGCCGCGACGGACGCCTGCAGGACGAGTGGCTGGTGGCAGGCCGCGACGGGCTTGCCCAGGTGCGCGACGGCTCGGTGAAGTGGATCGGCGCCGAAGAGGCCGGCGCGCTCGCCACCCACGCCTACCTGAGCGGCGGGCGCATCACGGTGCAGCGCCGCGCGGAGGCGCTGCTGCTGGCTCGCTATTCCGGCGCGCGTGTCGCCGACGCGGAAGCGTTCGTGGATGCCGCCAACCGTATTCTGCGAGCTGCCGGCGGTGGCGCTGCAGGCGCCGGGGCGCACGCTGGCGTCGCTGCAACCGTCACGCATGACGAGACCGGCGCGGGCACGGCCGCGGCGGAAGGCGCTGTTGCCGCCCCCGCGGCGCAGGACAGCGGGCGCGTGCTGCCTCGCCTGGTCGCCATGATGCCGCGCAGCAAGTACTGGCGGTTGCCGGTGTTCTGCCTGGCGCTCGCCGGCGGCGCGGGCGCCGCGGTGGCTGCGCCGTTCCTGGCCGGACGCTTCCTGTTCGACGAGGTGCTCTCCCCCCAGGGACGCTTCGCCGGCATGATGCTCCTGGCGGTGGGCCTGATCCTGCTCGCCCGCTTGGCCGAAGTCGGATTCCGCATCACCTGGGGATGGGTCAACGCCGCCTTCATCCACGACCTCGAGATCACGTTGAAGCGCACCGCGTTCCACTCCCTGCAGAGGCTCTCGATGCGCTTCCACACCGGGCGCCACAGCGGCGAACTGATGACCCGCCTGGAGCAGGACGCCTCCGACGTGGCGCTCCTGTTCCACATCATCGCCCCGTCGGCACTGCACGGGGGCATTTTTCTGGCCGGTTCGCTGGTCGCGATGCTGCTGCTGGACTGGCAACTTGCCATCGCCGCCATCCTTCCCTTCCCGGTGCTGTTGATCGCCTTCCGGCGCATCCTGCCGGAGGTCAACTCCTACTTCGACCGCCTGTTCCGGGCCGAGGCCGCGCTGCGCACCGTAACCAACGACTCGCTCACCGGTGCCCGCGTGGTGCGGGCGTTCGGCGGACAGCAACGCGAACTGGCCCGGTTCGCCGAGCCCAACCGCGAAGCGTCGCGCCTGGGGTACTTGGCGGAGGCAACGGTCGGCACCACCCGTCCGCCGATGGAACTGGTTACCGAGCTGGTGCTGGTCGGGGTGTGGGCCGCCGGCGCCTGGGCGGTGGCGCGCGACCAAGTCACCGTGGGCCTGGTGGTTACCTTCGCGGGTTACCTGAGCCGCTTCTTCTGGCCGGTCGGCGGCCTGGTCGACCTGGCCGAAGAGTGGGGCCGCGTGGCCACCGCCGCCCGGCGCCTGCTGACGCTGATCGATGCCCGCCCCGACCTGCCGGAACCGCGGCGGCCGCACCGAATCTCGGCAGCGGCCGGCGGCGTCGCCCTCGCCCGGGTGTCGTTCAGTTATGAGCCGGGCCAGCCGGCGCTGCACGACGTCAGCCTGCACGCCGCACCCGGCGAGATGATCGGCCTGGTGGGCCCCACCGGGGCGGGCAAGTCGACGGTGATCAACCTGCTCGCGCGCCTCTACGATGCCGACAGCGGTGTGGTGCGCGTCGCCGGGCGGGACGTGCGCGACCTGTCCGGCCCCGACCTCGCGGCACAGCTCGGCGTGGTGTTGCAGGACACCTACCTGTTCATCGGCAGCGTGGCCGCCAACATCGGCTATGCCAATCCGGGAGCGCCGCGCGAGCAGATCGTCGCCGCGGCGATGGCCGCCGATGCGCACCGTTTCATCCTGGAACTGCCGGACGGCTACGACACTGAACTGAGCGCCGGCGGCCAAGGGCTCTCCGGGGGCCAGCGGCAGCGGCTCGGCATCGCGCGCGCCCTGCTCGCGGATCCGCCAATCCTGCTGATGGACGAGGCCACCGCCAGCGTCGACACCGAGACCGAGGTGCGCATCCAGGGCGCCATCGAGCGGCTGGTGCACGGACGCACCGTGGTGGTGATCGCGCACCGCCTGTCCACCCTGCGGCGCGCGGCCCGCCTGTACGTGCTGGACGGCGGCCGCGTGGTGGAAACCGGCACCCACGACCAGTTGATGCGGGCCGGCGGCTACTATCGGAGGCTGGTGCAGCGCCAGCGCGACGCGCTGCACGTCATTGGAGTGGGAGAATGA